The following coding sequences lie in one Arabidopsis thaliana chromosome 3, partial sequence genomic window:
- the ABCC9 gene encoding multidrug resistance-associated protein 9 translates to MFKPFGFAAETGSHLLTTQWLQLGNSLCLKERISIAMQVTFLAFFLIHLALKWFGVVRNRGSNDVEEDLKKQSITVKQSFSYNISLLCSVSILGTHCFILLLLFRDSVVSRCDSSVSVFSAEVSQSFSWLFVSVVVVKIRERRLVKFPWMLRSWWLCSFILSFSFDAHFITAKHEPLEFQDYADLTGLLASLFLLAVSIRGKTGFHLLESSGNTEPLLLGDQTEQNKKDSYSSSSPYGNATLFQRITFSWINPLFSLGYKRPLEKDDVPDIDVKDSARFCSHAFDQKLKTTKEKEGPGNAFFYNSVLRYVWRKAAINAVFAVVNASTAYIGPYLINDFVEFLSEKQSQSLNHGYLLALGFLTAKIVETVTQRQWIFGARQLGLRLRAALISHIYQKGLVLSSQSRQSHTSGEIINYMSVDVQRITDFIWYVNNIWMLPIQIFSAIYILQKHLGLGALAALVTTLMVMACNYPLTRLQRNYQSDIMNAKDDRMKATSEILKNMKILKLQAWDNQFLNKVKTLRKKEYDCLWKSLRLQAFTTFILWGAPSLISVVTFVTCMLMGVKLTAGAVLSALATFQMLQSPIFGLPDLLSALVQSKVSADRIASYLQQSETQKDAVEYCSKDHTELSVEIENGAFSWEPESSRPTLDDIELKVKSGMKVAVCGAVGSGKSSLLSSILGEIQKLKGTVRVSGKQAYVPQSPWILSGTIRDNILFGSMYESEKYERTVKACALIKDFELFSNGDLTEIGERGINMSGGQKQRIQIARAVYQNADIYLLDDPFSAVDAHTGRELFEDCLMGILKDKTVLYVTHQVEFLPAADLILVMQNGRVMQAGKFEELLKQNIGFEVLVGAHNEALDSILSIEKSSRNFKEGSKDDTASIAESLQTHCDSEHNISTENKKKEAKLVQDEETEKGVIGKEVYLAYLTTVKGGLLVPFIILAQSCFQMLQIASNYWMAWTAPPTAESIPKLGMGRILLVYALLAAGSSLCVLARTILVAIGGLSTAETFFSRMLCSIFRAPMSFFDSTPTGRILNRASTDQSVLDLEMAVKLGWCAFSIIQIVGTIFVMSQVAWQVCVIFIPVAVACVFYQRYYTPTARELSRMSGVERAPILHHFAESLAGATTIRAFDQRDRFISSNLVLIDSHSRPWFHVASAMEWLSFRLNLLSHFVFAFSLVLLVTLPEGVINPSIAGLGVTYGLSLNVLQATVIWNICNAENKMISVERILQYSKIPSEAPLVIDGHRPLDNWPNVGSIVFRDLQVRYAEHFPAVLKNITCEFPGGKKIGVVGRTGSGKSTLIQALFRIVEPSQGTIVIDNVDITKIGLHDLRSRLGIIPQDPALFDGTIRLNLDPLAQYTDHEIWEVRNLQNFLCSSCLIYF, encoded by the exons ATGTTCAAGCCCTTTGGTTTCGCAG CAGAAACTGGTTCTCATCTCCTGACGACGCAATGGTTGCAACTAGGAAACTCACTTTGCTTGAAGGAACGTATAAGCATCGCTATGCAAGTGACTTTCCTCgctttctttcttattcatttgGCACTTAAATGGTTTGGTGTAGTAAGAAACAGAGGATCTAATGATGTAGAAGAAGACTTGAAGAAGCAGAGCATAACTGTGAAGCAGAGCTTCTCTTACAACATATCTCTTCTCTGCTCTGTTTCTATCTTAGGGACTCATTGCTTTATCTTGCTTTTGCTGTTTCGAGACAGCGTGGTCTCACGGTGtgattcctctgtttctgtcttCTCCGCTGAGGTTTCGCAGTCTTTCTCGtggttgtttgtttctgttgttgtgGTGAAGATCAGAGAAAGGAGGCTTGTCAAGTTTCCTTGGATGTTAAGGTCATGGTGGCTCTGTAGTTTCATCTTATCCTTTTCCTTTGATGCTCATTTCATTACCGCGAAACACGAGCCTCTCGAGTTTCAAGATTATGCCGACTTGACTGGTCTTCTTGCATCCTTGTTCCTGTTGGCTGTTTCAATCAGAGGCAAAACcggttttcatcttcttgaatcCAGCGGTAACACAGAGCCATTACTACTTGGTGACCAAACAGAGCAGAACAAGAAAgattcttattcttcttcttccccataTGGAAACGCTACTCTCTTCCAACGCATCACTTTCTCATGGATCAACCCTTTGTTCTCCCTTGGATACAAGAGACCTCTAGAAAAAGATGATGTACCAGATATCGATGTGAAAGACTCCGCTCGATTTTGCTCTCATGCCTTTGACCAGAAACTGAAAaccaccaaagaaaaagaaggaccTGGAAATGCTTTCTTCTATAACTCGGTTCTTCGCTATGTGTGGAGGAAAGCCGCAATCAACGCGGTATTCGCAGTTGTAAACGCGAGCACAGCTTACATCGGACCATATCTCATCAATGACTTTGTAGAGTTTCTAAGTGAGAAACAATCCCAGAGCTTAAACCATGGTTACCTTCTTGCACTCGGGTTTCTAACTGCGAAAATCGTCGAGACAGTTACTCAAAGACAATGGATCTTTGGAGCTCGTCAGCTAGGACTACGTCTTCGAGCAGCTTTGATATCACATATCTACCAGAAAGGTTTAGTTTTATCAAGTCAATCTCGGCAAAGCCACACGAGCGGAGAGATCATCAACTACATGAGTGTAGATGTTCAGAGAATCACTGACTTCATTTGGTATGTAAACAACATATGGATGTTACCAATACAGATTTTCTCGGCGATTTATATCTTGCAAAAACATCTGGGACTTGGAGCTTTAGCTGCATTGGTCACAACTTTAATGGTGATGGCTTGCAACTACCCCCTGACAAGGCTTCAGAGAAACTACCAATCAGATATCATGAATGCCAAAGATGATAGAATGAAAGCAACTTCAGAGATTCTTAAAAACATGAAGATTCTGAAGCTTCAAGCATGGGATAACCAGTTTCTCAACAAGGTTAAAacattaagaaagaaagagtatGATTGTTTATGGAAGTCTTTGAGGTTACAAGCTTTCACAACTTTTATCCTTTGGGGAGCTCCTTCATTGATCTCTGTGGTGACTTTTGTTACTTGTATGTTAATGGGAGTGAAGCTAACAGCTGGAGCAGTCTTATCTGCTCTTGCAACGTTTCAAATGTTACAAAGTCCGATTTTCGGTTTACCTGATCTCCTCTCAGCACTTGTTCAGAGCAAGGTTTCTGCAGATAGAATAGCTTCTTACCTTCAACAAAGTGAGACTCAGAAAGATGCAGTTGAGTATTGCTCAAAGGATCATACAGAATTAAGTGTTGAAATAGAAAATGGAGCATTTAGTTGGGAACCTGAGTCAAGCAGACCGACTCTTGATGACATCGAACTGAAAGTAAAAAGCGGAATGAAAGTGGCGGTTTGTGGAGCTGTAGGATCAGGAAAATCAAGCTTACTCTCTTCAATCCTAGGGGAGATTCAGAAGCTGAAGGGAACAGTCAGAGTCAGTGGTAAACAAGCTTATGTTCCACAATCACCATGGATACTAAGCGGGACTATAAGAGATAACATTTTGTTTGGAAGTATGTATGAAAGTGAGAAGTATGAGAGAACTGTTAAAGCATGTGCTTTGATAAAGGACTTTGAGCTTTTCTCGAATGGAGACTTGACAGAGATTGGAGAGAGAGGGATAAACATGAGTGGAGGTCAGAAGCAAAGGATACAGATTGCTCGAGCGGTTTATCAGAATGCTGATATATATCTACTTGATGATCCTTTTAGCGCCGTTGATGCTCATACAGGAAGAGAACTCTTTGAA GATTGCTTAATGGGGATACTGAAAGACAAAACTGTACTTTACGTCACACATCAAGTTGAGTTTCTTCCAGCAGCAGATCTAATCCTG GTGATGCAAAACGGAAGAGTGATGCAAGCAGGCAAGTTTGAAGAGCTTCTAAAGCAAAACATAGGTTTTGAAGTTCTTGTAGGAGCTCATAACGAAGCGCTGGACTCAATTCTATCAATTGAAAAGTCAAGCAGAAACTTCAAAGAGGGATCAAAAGATGACACAGCATCAATTGCAGAGAGTCTCCAGACACATTGTGACTCAGAGCATAACATTTCAAcagagaataaaaagaaagaagcaaagctAGTgcaagatgaagaaacagagaaaggagTAATTGGCAAAGAAGTTTACTTGGCATATTTAACAACGGTGAAAGGCGGATTGCTTGTGCCATTCATAATATTGGCTCAGTCTTGCTTCCAAATGCTACAGATTGCTAGCAATTACTGGATGGCATGGACTGCTCCTCCAACTGCTGAATCCATACCAAAGTTAGGAATGGGTCGGATTTTACTTGTTTATGCACTTCTTGCTGCAGGAAGTTCACTTTGTGTTTTAGCACGGACTATTCTAGTCGCCATAGGTGGACTTTCAACAGCAGAGACGTTCTTCTCAAGGATGCTCTGCAGCATTTTCAGAGCTCCAATGTCATTTTTCGATTCAACTCCAACAGGAAGAATCTTGAACAGG GCATCCACAGATCAAAGTGTCCTGGATTTGGAAATGGCAGTCAAACTAGGTTGGTGTGCTTTTTCGATCATTCAGATTGTTGGAACCATCTTCGTCATGTCGCAAGTTGCTTGGCAAGTTTGTGTCATCTTCATTCCAGTAGCAGTAGCCTGCGTGTTTTACCAG AGATATTACACACCAACAGCAAGAGAACTGTCACGCATGTCAGGAGTAGAAAGAGCTCCAATTCTCCACCATTTCGCTGAATCGCTTGCTGGTGCAACAACAATACGTGCTTTTGATCAACGAGATCGCTTCATTAGCTCAAACCTTGTTCTAATAGATAGCCATTCAAGGCCATGGTTCCATGTTGCATCAGCAATGGAGTGGCTTTCCTTCAGGTTGAATTTGCTGTCTCATTTCgtctttgctttttctttggtgttacTTGTGACTCTCCCTGAAGGTGTCATCAATCCAA GTATTGCTGGTCTTGGGGTCACATATGGCTTAAGTCTGAATGTTCTACAAGCCACAGTGATATGGAATATATGCAATGCAGAAAACAAGATGATTTCTGTAGAAAGAATTCTTCAGTACTCCAAAATCCCCAGTGAAGCACCTCTAGTAATTGATGGTCACAGACCTCTTGATAACTGGCCAAATGTAGGATCAATCGTCTTCAGAGACCTACAG GTCCGTTATGCAGAACATTTCCCAGCTGTCTTGAAGAACATCACTTGTGAGTTTCCAGGAGGAAAAAAGATTGGAGTAGTAGGAAGAACAGGAAGCGGCAAATCAACTTTAATTCAGGCATTGTTTAGGATTGTAGAGCCAAGTCAAGGAACCATAGTTATTGATAATGTGGATATAACCAAGATAGGTCTACATGACCTGAGATCAAGGCTTGGGATTATTCCTCAAGATCCTGCACTATTTGATGGAACAATCAGATTGAATCTAGACCCTCTAGCTCAGTACACTGATCACGAAATATGGGAAGTAAGAAACCTGCAAAATTTTCTCTGTAGTTCTTGTTTGATTTACTTTTGA